A window of the Xiashengella succiniciproducens genome harbors these coding sequences:
- the deoC gene encoding deoxyribose-phosphate aldolase: protein METNSLFELFNQDYLNIPVFDLSKLSLEEKSADILKRLFNCLDLTSLNSDDSSNKIESFCEKVVHLNEHYPDIPNVGAVCVYPVFASVLGSKLKGMDVKRAVVSAGFPTSQTFLDVKIEETKKAVFLGADEIDIVISIGEFLEGNYEFVGREIADIKAAIGKDVQLKVILETGALGTSENIWMASILAMEAGADFIKTSTGKGYPGATPEAAWIMNHAMKAFTEKRKRKVGFKAAGGVSTVEDALIYWSIQKQVLGDSWLNNSLFRIGTSRLADTLLKEITGAEKVVYFSHLP from the coding sequence ATGGAAACCAATTCCTTATTTGAATTATTTAATCAGGATTATTTGAATATTCCTGTTTTTGATTTGTCAAAGCTAAGTCTGGAGGAGAAGAGTGCTGATATATTGAAGCGATTATTCAATTGTCTTGATTTAACTAGTCTTAATTCAGATGATAGCAGCAATAAAATAGAGAGCTTTTGTGAGAAGGTAGTGCATCTGAATGAACACTATCCTGACATTCCAAATGTTGGTGCTGTGTGTGTGTATCCGGTTTTTGCATCAGTCCTGGGATCTAAACTAAAAGGAATGGATGTAAAGAGAGCTGTTGTGTCAGCTGGTTTCCCTACTTCACAAACTTTCCTGGATGTAAAGATTGAAGAGACTAAGAAGGCTGTTTTTCTTGGAGCTGATGAAATTGATATAGTAATCTCAATAGGTGAGTTTCTTGAAGGGAATTATGAATTTGTAGGTAGGGAGATTGCCGATATAAAGGCAGCTATAGGAAAGGACGTTCAGTTAAAAGTAATTCTTGAGACCGGAGCACTAGGCACTTCTGAGAATATCTGGATGGCAAGTATTCTAGCTATGGAAGCTGGTGCTGATTTTATCAAAACTTCGACAGGTAAAGGCTATCCTGGCGCTACACCTGAAGCAGCCTGGATAATGAATCATGCTATGAAGGCTTTTACTGAAAAGCGCAAACGTAAGGTTGGTTTCAAGGCTGCAGGAGGTGTATCCACAGTAGAAGATGCCCTTATATACTGGTCAATACAGAAACAGGTGCTTGGAGATAGCTGGCTTAATAACAGCTTGTTCCGCATAGGAACAAGCCGTCTGGCTGATACTTTGCTAAAGGAAATTACTGGTGCTGAAAAAGTAGTATATTTCTCACATCTTCCTTGA
- a CDS encoding lipoate--protein ligase family protein encodes MKTKYSVISNSKEPAFNLAAEEYLLRTKNQDYNFFYINDTSVIIGKHQNALAEINLPFLDKNGIPLFRRLSGGGTVFHDPGNLNFCFIRNEKPGELVNFKKATEPIVVSLNKWGLPVKHGERNDLLVNFKKISGNACHVFKQRVMHHGTILYDSNLDFLTNSLRADPTKYADKAVKSVRSQVTNIKDLLKWEIETEEFMYQLVSSIKQRNSSIVDYCFIDEDIKLINQIRAEKYDTAEWNFRYGPPYIFKKRSKFGKKVYSIEMKIEKGRISEIAVKTSPVDLAIAEAIKAKLTGLFHDKNEIVSALKDIDGIAGDAGELSDIFF; translated from the coding sequence ATGAAAACCAAATATTCAGTAATAAGCAACAGCAAAGAACCAGCGTTTAATCTGGCTGCTGAAGAGTACCTGCTCAGAACAAAGAATCAGGACTACAATTTTTTCTATATAAACGATACTTCTGTAATTATTGGGAAACACCAGAATGCTCTTGCAGAGATTAATCTCCCCTTTCTAGACAAAAACGGAATTCCTTTATTCAGAAGGCTATCAGGAGGAGGAACAGTTTTTCATGATCCTGGCAACTTAAACTTTTGCTTTATAAGAAATGAAAAACCAGGTGAATTAGTGAACTTTAAAAAGGCTACCGAGCCCATAGTTGTATCATTGAATAAATGGGGTTTGCCAGTCAAGCATGGAGAAAGAAATGACCTTCTTGTAAATTTCAAAAAGATTTCAGGCAATGCTTGTCACGTGTTCAAACAACGTGTAATGCACCACGGTACGATACTATACGATTCAAATCTGGATTTTTTGACCAACAGTCTGAGAGCAGATCCTACAAAATATGCAGACAAAGCAGTAAAGTCTGTCAGAAGTCAGGTCACCAACATTAAAGACCTTCTAAAGTGGGAAATTGAGACTGAAGAGTTTATGTATCAACTAGTTTCATCAATAAAACAAAGAAATTCTTCAATAGTAGACTACTGCTTTATTGATGAGGACATTAAACTAATTAATCAAATCAGGGCTGAGAAGTATGACACTGCGGAATGGAACTTCAGGTATGGTCCTCCCTACATTTTCAAGAAGCGCAGCAAGTTTGGCAAAAAAGTTTACAGCATTGAAATGAAAATCGAAAAAGGTCGTATATCAGAGATTGCTGTAAAGACAAGTCCAGTGGATTTGGCTATAGCAGAGGCAATCAAAGCAAAGCTAACAGGGCTGTTTCATGACAAAAACGAGATAGTCTCAGCACTTAAAGATATTGACGGTATTGCGGGTGACGCTGGTGAACTATCAGATATCTTCTTTTAG
- a CDS encoding sirohydrochlorin cobaltochelatase has protein sequence MKEKKGILLTAFGTTIDEAAQTYKVLEARFRSAFPEFEIRIAYTSSIVRKRLKARGIDIPSPARALAQFGEDGFSEVCLQSLHVIGGNEYNDIVSTVIAMQSIPKGVERIVVGEPLLWNHEDYTRVANILHDYVSHIEEKPDSLLLMGHGTSHPANISYAALQEYFRRLNGTPVYVATLEAFPYLEDVTEELRDNGIKDLLVMPLLTVSGGHAITDLAGAQKESWKSRLQAEGFTVRTVKQALGDLPEIVDIWIEKAAQAIKKDC, from the coding sequence ATGAAAGAAAAGAAAGGAATACTGCTGACAGCCTTTGGCACAACTATCGATGAAGCAGCTCAGACCTACAAGGTATTAGAAGCCCGCTTCCGCTCAGCCTTTCCTGAATTTGAAATACGCATCGCTTACACATCCTCCATAGTTCGTAAAAGACTAAAAGCAAGAGGAATTGACATTCCCTCTCCTGCAAGAGCCTTGGCTCAGTTTGGAGAAGACGGTTTCAGCGAAGTCTGTCTGCAGTCCCTTCATGTTATTGGTGGCAACGAGTACAACGATATTGTCAGTACTGTAATTGCCATGCAAAGTATTCCCAAAGGGGTAGAACGGATTGTTGTTGGCGAACCCCTATTATGGAATCATGAGGATTATACACGGGTTGCAAACATACTCCATGATTATGTTTCACATATAGAAGAAAAACCTGATTCCTTGTTACTAATGGGTCATGGGACAAGCCACCCTGCCAATATCAGTTATGCAGCTCTTCAGGAGTACTTCAGAAGATTGAACGGAACTCCTGTTTATGTCGCAACTCTTGAGGCCTTTCCTTATCTTGAAGATGTTACTGAGGAGCTGAGAGATAATGGGATTAAAGACTTGCTGGTGATGCCCCTGCTGACCGTTTCAGGAGGTCATGCAATCACCGACCTTGCCGGCGCACAAAAGGAAAGCTGGAAATCAAGGCTTCAGGCTGAAGGTTTCACTGTCCGAACAGTCAAACAAGCCTTGGGAGACCTGCCGGAGATTGTAGATATCTGGATAGAAAAAGCCGCACAAGCCATAAAAAAAGATTGCTAG
- a CDS encoding 6-pyruvoyl trahydropterin synthase family protein, with protein MARIRITKEFRFEAAHALHNYDGLCRNIHGHSYILKVTVIGEPITDSNSPKLGMVMDFGDLKDIVNREIISEFDHALIVSRNVSQDTIREMGQMAERHFVMSYQPTCENMIIDFADRLKKALPSNVKLHSLRLNETAGSYAEWFASDNE; from the coding sequence ATGGCAAGGATTAGGATTACAAAGGAATTTCGTTTTGAAGCTGCGCATGCGCTACATAATTATGATGGACTATGCCGTAATATACACGGACATTCCTATATACTTAAAGTAACTGTTATCGGTGAGCCTATTACTGATAGTAATAGTCCGAAGCTTGGTATGGTTATGGATTTCGGGGACCTTAAGGATATTGTCAACAGAGAGATAATTTCAGAATTTGATCATGCCCTTATTGTAAGTAGGAATGTGAGTCAGGATACAATCAGAGAGATGGGCCAGATGGCTGAGAGGCATTTCGTTATGAGTTATCAGCCTACCTGCGAGAATATGATTATTGACTTTGCTGATAGGTTGAAAAAGGCTCTGCCTTCTAATGTTAAGCTGCATAGCCTTAGACTTAACGAAACTGCAGGTTCATACGCTGAGTGGTTTGCCTCTGACAATGAATAA
- a CDS encoding polyprenyl synthetase family protein: MGVSSKIVAPISEEMRGFEAYFKQQIKSEIPLLTVITNYLIRRKGKQMRPMLVFLSARLNGDATEASYTAAALIELLHTATLIHDDVVDETYQRRGFFSINALWRSKIAVLVGDYYLSVGLGCALKNNQIEVLRIVSDAVKEMSEGELLQIEKSRQLNITEEIYYDVVRKKTATLIAACTKSGAYSVNAPQEQVDKMHEFGINLGIAFQIRDDLLDYEKKNLAGKPTGNDLKEKKITLPLIYVLNKADHKKKREILRTIKRHHKNERKIAPIVSMVIEEGGIEYARKKMIEYRDKALEILKTYPESEIRSALEELVYFTTSRKM; encoded by the coding sequence ATGGGTGTATCATCTAAAATAGTTGCTCCTATAAGTGAAGAGATGAGGGGCTTTGAAGCCTACTTTAAACAACAGATAAAGTCAGAGATCCCTTTACTCACTGTTATTACCAACTATCTTATACGAAGGAAAGGCAAACAGATGAGGCCCATGCTTGTGTTCCTCTCTGCGCGCCTAAACGGAGATGCAACGGAAGCAAGCTACACCGCAGCAGCTCTTATAGAATTACTTCATACAGCTACACTTATCCATGATGATGTTGTAGATGAAACCTACCAGAGAAGGGGGTTTTTCTCAATCAATGCTCTGTGGCGTTCCAAGATAGCTGTACTCGTCGGTGATTATTACCTTTCTGTTGGCCTTGGCTGTGCTTTAAAAAACAATCAGATCGAAGTACTTAGGATTGTTTCTGATGCTGTCAAGGAAATGAGCGAGGGTGAATTATTACAAATAGAAAAGTCTCGTCAACTTAATATTACTGAAGAAATTTACTACGACGTTGTAAGAAAGAAAACTGCAACTCTGATCGCCGCCTGCACAAAGTCAGGCGCCTATTCTGTCAATGCCCCTCAGGAGCAAGTTGATAAGATGCATGAATTTGGAATTAACCTTGGTATTGCTTTTCAGATCAGAGACGACCTTCTCGACTACGAAAAGAAAAACCTTGCCGGTAAGCCAACTGGAAACGACCTTAAAGAAAAAAAGATTACCCTACCTCTGATCTATGTTTTGAATAAAGCAGATCACAAGAAAAAGCGTGAAATACTTAGGACTATCAAACGCCATCATAAAAACGAGAGAAAGATAGCACCTATAGTTAGTATGGTTATTGAAGAAGGAGGCATAGAGTACGCCAGAAAAAAGATGATAGAATACCGGGATAAGGCGTTAGAAATACTAAAGACTTACCCCGAATCTGAAATCAGAAGTGCTCTTGAAGAGCTGGTTTACTTTACCACATCAAGGAAGATGTGA
- the dtd gene encoding D-aminoacyl-tRNA deacylase has translation MRVVVQRVSRASVSASDEHFHSIGKGLMILVGVTHNDTTEDVEYLASKIVSLRIFDDEKGVMNLSVKDVDGELMVISQFTLHAKVKKGNRPSYIDAAKHELAVPLYEHLIKRLEDLTGKSVARGVFGAYMDIDMVNAGPVTILIDTHDLK, from the coding sequence ATGAGAGTTGTCGTCCAAAGAGTTAGTCGTGCTTCGGTCAGTGCTTCTGATGAACATTTTCATTCTATAGGTAAGGGTTTGATGATATTAGTGGGTGTAACTCATAATGATACTACCGAGGATGTTGAATATCTGGCTTCTAAGATTGTTTCGCTGAGAATCTTTGATGATGAGAAGGGAGTAATGAATCTTTCTGTAAAAGATGTTGATGGTGAACTGATGGTAATCAGTCAGTTTACTCTTCATGCCAAAGTTAAGAAAGGAAACAGACCATCCTATATTGACGCTGCGAAACACGAACTAGCGGTGCCCTTGTACGAACATCTTATTAAGAGACTTGAAGACTTGACGGGTAAAAGTGTTGCACGTGGAGTTTTTGGTGCCTATATGGATATTGATATGGTAAATGCTGGTCCCGTGACCATTCTTATAGATACTCATGATTTGAAATAA
- the uvrC gene encoding excinuclease ABC subunit UvrC, which translates to MLDELNPKIDYLRSLVAVLPEDPGVYQYFDESGKVIYVGKAKNLRKRVSSYFNRIPENGKTRVLVKRIRDIKHIIVSSEEDALLLENNLIKKYRPRYNILLKDDKTYPWIVVRNEAFPRVYQTRQIYKDGSLYFGPYTSVVMVRTLLELVRHLYPLRTCKLNLDAENVAKQKYKRCLEFHMGNCKAPCEGLQKEDEYLQYIEDVKSILKGNINSVIKYLKNRMGELASEYKFEEAEDIKNRINLLSGFQSKSTIVNPKIDNVDVFSFLNDEDSAYVNFLKVQNGAIIQAHTIEMKKRMDEEESELFALAIIELRERFNSTSSEILVPFIPDISLKGVEFIVPQIGDKKKLLDLSERNVKYFRLERLKQEANHTRKPRSYLVLEQAQKDLNLRNLPVHIECFDNSNIQGAYPVAACVVFKEGKPSRKDYRHYNIKTVEGPNDFASMEEVIYRRFKRALDEGSALPQLLIIDGGKGQLGSAMKSITALGLQDRIAVIGIAKRLEEIFYPGDPVPLYLDKNSPSLKLIQHLRNEAHRFGITFHRSKRSKGALVSALDSIPGIGEKTTKALLNEFKSLKGIKEASFEDLKKLVGSAKAKTIKDYFLKEDI; encoded by the coding sequence ATGCTTGATGAACTGAATCCTAAGATAGATTACCTAAGAAGTCTGGTTGCTGTTTTACCCGAAGATCCCGGAGTATATCAATACTTTGATGAGAGTGGTAAAGTTATCTATGTAGGTAAGGCGAAGAATTTAAGGAAGAGAGTATCTTCTTACTTTAATCGAATTCCTGAAAATGGCAAGACCAGGGTCTTGGTTAAAAGGATCAGAGATATTAAGCATATTATTGTTAGTTCTGAAGAAGATGCCCTGCTTCTCGAAAACAACCTGATAAAAAAGTACAGGCCTCGCTATAATATACTTCTTAAGGATGATAAAACATATCCCTGGATAGTTGTGCGTAATGAGGCCTTTCCCAGGGTGTACCAGACCAGGCAAATATATAAGGACGGAAGCTTGTACTTTGGTCCTTATACATCTGTCGTAATGGTCAGAACTCTCCTGGAACTGGTGAGGCATTTATATCCACTTCGTACTTGTAAGCTCAATTTAGATGCTGAGAATGTTGCCAAGCAGAAATACAAGAGATGTCTTGAATTTCACATGGGCAACTGTAAAGCTCCATGTGAGGGCTTGCAGAAGGAAGATGAATATCTCCAATACATAGAGGATGTTAAAAGTATCCTTAAGGGAAATATCAACTCAGTAATAAAATATCTTAAAAACAGGATGGGAGAATTGGCTTCTGAATATAAATTTGAAGAAGCCGAGGACATAAAAAATAGAATCAATCTTCTTTCTGGTTTTCAGAGTAAGTCTACTATTGTCAATCCAAAGATTGACAATGTAGATGTATTCTCATTTCTTAATGACGAGGACTCTGCATATGTTAACTTCCTGAAGGTTCAGAATGGCGCAATTATTCAGGCACACACTATTGAGATGAAGAAAAGGATGGATGAGGAGGAGTCTGAACTCTTTGCTCTTGCAATTATTGAGCTTAGGGAAAGGTTCAATAGTACATCATCTGAAATACTTGTGCCTTTTATTCCAGATATCTCACTTAAAGGTGTAGAGTTTATAGTCCCACAGATAGGAGACAAGAAGAAACTGCTTGATTTGTCTGAAAGGAATGTTAAGTACTTCAGGCTTGAAAGGCTGAAGCAGGAAGCTAATCATACTAGAAAGCCAAGAAGCTACCTTGTACTTGAACAGGCACAGAAAGATTTAAATCTCAGGAATCTTCCGGTACACATAGAGTGTTTCGATAATTCCAATATACAGGGAGCTTATCCTGTTGCTGCCTGTGTTGTGTTTAAGGAAGGTAAGCCTTCAAGAAAGGATTACAGGCATTATAATATAAAGACAGTTGAAGGGCCTAATGATTTTGCTTCAATGGAGGAGGTGATTTACAGAAGGTTTAAAAGAGCTCTGGATGAAGGGAGTGCTTTGCCACAGCTATTGATTATTGATGGGGGGAAAGGACAATTAGGCTCAGCCATGAAATCCATTACAGCATTGGGTCTTCAGGATAGAATTGCCGTAATCGGTATTGCAAAAAGACTTGAGGAGATATTTTACCCAGGTGATCCGGTGCCACTTTACCTTGATAAAAACAGTCCCTCGCTGAAATTGATACAGCACCTAAGAAATGAGGCGCACCGGTTCGGTATTACTTTTCACAGAAGCAAGAGGAGCAAGGGAGCCTTGGTTTCGGCTCTTGATTCTATTCCGGGAATTGGAGAAAAAACAACAAAAGCTCTGCTTAATGAGTTTAAGTCCTTAAAGGGGATTAAGGAAGCATCCTTTGAGGATCTTAAAAAATTGGTTGGTTCTGCTAAGGCTAAAACTATCAAGGACTATTTTCTAAAAGAAGATATCTGA